A single Asterias rubens chromosome 13, eAstRub1.3, whole genome shotgun sequence DNA region contains:
- the LOC117298578 gene encoding 26S proteasome non-ATPase regulatory subunit 1-like — MALGISCAGTGNKDVLNLLEPMINDPVTYVRQGALIASAMVLIQQNENTCPKVAHFRSVYTKTISDKHEDVMAKFGAILAQGIIDAGGRNMTISLQSASGHTHMSSVVGVLVFIHFWYWFPLAHFMSLAFTPTTVVGLNSDLKMPILEIRSNAKPSLYAYTPPLETPKEKEKEKVATAVLSITAKAKKRERKEAESKMEVDEPIKEEEKVADKEKKEKEDKKEKEKKDSKDAGKDTKDKKDEKMEEEPEVEPKKKEKKIEPSFEILNSPARVMVAQLKVLTTVDKSRYVPVKQLSDGGIIMMKDTAKDEPEEIVLNVPAGGPKVEEEEEEPEAPEPFEYIEEDTPPSKV, encoded by the exons ATGGCATTGGGAATCTCCTGCGCTGGGACTGGAAATAAG GATGTATTGAATCTTCTAGAGCCGATGATCAATGACCCAGTTACTTACGTCAGGCAGGGAGCTCTGATTGCTTCAGCGATGGTTCTTATACAACAGAATGAGAACACTTGTCCCAAG gTTGCACATTTCCGTAGTGTCTACACAAAGACAATCAGTGATAAACACGAGGACGTGATGGCCAAGTTTGGTGCCATCTTGGCTCAAGGAATTATTGATGCAG gtggcCGTAACATGACTATCAGCCTCCAGTCAGCATCAGGTCACACCCACATGTCTTCTGTCGTAGGCGTTCTGGTCTTTATACATTTCTGGTACTGGTTTCCTCTGGCTCACTTTATGTCTCTAGCATTCACTCCGACGACTGTAGTAGGTCTGAACTCTGACCTGAAG ATGCCGATCTTGGAGATTCGTTCCAATGCCAAGCCGTCTCTTTATGCGTACACACCCCCTCTGGAGACTCCCAAGGAGAAGGAAAAGGAGAAGGTTGCCACCGCTGTGTTGTCCATCACCGCTAAGGCCAAGAAGCGAGAGAGGAAAGAGGCAGAATCAAAGATGGAAGTG gATGAACCAATCAAAGAGGAAGAAAAGGTTGCCGACaaagagaagaaagaaaaagaagacaagaaggaaaaagaaaagaaggatTCCAAAGATGCAGGAAAAGACACCAAGGATAAGAAAGATGAGAAGATGGAAGAGGAACCGGAGGTGGAGCCTAAGAAGAAAGAGAAGAAAATTGAGCCATCGTTTGAGATATTGAACTCTCCAGCGAGAGTTATGGTTGCTCAGCTCAAAGTCTTAACAACGGTCGATAAGTCCAGATACGTCCCAGTCAAACAG CTGTCTGATGGAGGAATAATTATGATGAAAGACACGGCTAAAGATGAACCAGAAGAAATCGTTCTTAATGTCCCAG CTGGTGGACCCAAGGTggaagaggaagaagaagaaccaGAAGCTCCTGAGCCGTTTGAATACATCGAGGAGGACACTCCACCCTCCAAAGTTTAA